ACATGGGTATGAAGGTTCAGGGCGCGGCTTTAGCCTAAAGTTTAAACCCTTTTTAGACCAGCAATTTAAAACATGGCATCGCGTTCCACTGCAACAACCGATTCGCTGGAATGATCAGGACCCCCTTGAGGCAATGATTAACCAAGCGCTATTGTTGGATGCGGATATTGACCCGCTAGAAACCCATTCCACAGAAAAACTCACTATTAAGCAACTCGACCTGCTCAAGCTGACACCCGTTCAACTCAAACCGATTTTTGGCTTACTAGTGCAAGCGCATTACCAAACCTCGCCTGCGGACCTTCAGCAGTATCTGAGCGCACCGGATTTGTGCTTGTACGTTGCTTATCAAGGCCAAGCCTGCGTTGGCGTGCTACTCATTACCCGCGAAGGCGCACTCCATGGCATTCCACGTCAACGACGCGTAAAGGGACATCTCGTGCCCCAGCTGCTGCGCCAGGTGACTGATGAGGAGGCACTCATGAGCCTCAAAGCGGAGCGCGTGATGCGCTTAGCGGTTCACCCAGGCTGTCAGCGCCAAGGGGTCGGCACACAGCTTATTGAGCATTGGCTTGTCACATCACAAGCGGATTATGCCTGTGCTAGTTTTGGGGTCAGCCAAGCGCTATACCCTTTTTGGCGCAAGCTGGGCTTTCATTCGGCACATCTAGGCGCCAAACGCGACAAAGCCAGTGGCACGCACAATCTAATTATGCTCAAACCGCTAAAAACCGTCCTAGCGCTTGATTCTGTGTATAAAACTTATCAACAGCAACTGGCGCATAGTTTGATGGAATTTATAACAGAATTACCACCAGGCCTGGTTGTTGATTTGCTGGCAGAATACCCTGAAAACAGCCCGCTAGCATTCAATTTTCAGCATTATCTCGATGGAACCCAGCTTTATGAGGCCATTAGCCATCAGCTCTGGCAATGGACGCGGGCGCATGCTCAACAGATGCGACAATGGCCAGCCGAACAACAGGCGGTATGGCTGGATAAAGTACTGCGCAAACAAGACTGGCAACAGGTCGCGCGCGCACACAAACTAGCAGGAAGAAAAGGCGTGGAGTCGCTTTTAAAACAGGCATTGGCGCAAGCCGTCGGTGGATGCGCCTAGCTTATCCACCGACTAAATTTAACTGCTAAACACCACGGTTTTGTTACCGTGAATAATCACGCGGTCTTCAAGATGATAACGCAGACCGCGTGCTAAGGCCGTTTTCTCCACGTCACGACCTTGACGACGCATTTCTTCAATTGAATGCGCATGGCTAACGCGAATCACATCCTGCTCGATAATCGGCCCAGCATCTAATTGCTCGGTCACATAGTGACAGGTGGCACCAATCAGCTTGACTCCGCGCTCATACGCCTGATGATAGGGTTTTGCGCCAACAAAAGAGGGCAAAAAACTATGATGAATATTAATCACCCGCCCGGCATAATCCGCACACATTTGTGGTGGCAAAATCTGCATATAACGCGCCAGTACCACCAGGTCTGCTTGATAGTCTTGTACTAAACGCTCGGCTTTGGCAAAAGCTTGGGGCTTGGTATCGGGCGTAACCGGCACATGATGGAACGGAATGTTATACCACTCGACCATTGAGCGTAAATCCTGATGGTTCGCAATCACACAGACAATCTCACCTGGCAAATCTTTTTCATGCCAGCGGTACATCAAATCCGCCAAACAATGGGATTCTTTCGATGCAAACAACGCAATGCGCTTAGGTTGATCAGAATCGCTCATAAACCAGGTCATGTTAAACTGATTCGCAATCGGTGCAAATTTGGTTTTAAAATCCTCCATACCCAGCGCTAAGGAGTTGGCTAAAATCTCATGGCGCATAAAAAACCAGCCATTACCCGCATCGGTATGATGATTGGCTTCAACAATAGTGCCGCCCTGCTCGGCGATAAAACCCGCCACCCTTGCCACAATACCTACCTGGTCGGGACAGGACATCACCAATCGATAAACTCGACTCATTGCACGCTTCCAATTTGACAAAAAACGTTATGATACCAAATCCAAAAAGCATAGGGGCTGTGCTGTGCTATACTTTTGTATTTAAGTCACGAAATCAAACCCAGACCATGATTAGAATTGTCTCATTTAATGTAAACAGCGTGCGCATGCGCCCCCATCAACTTGAAGCACTGGTTCAAAACCATCAGCCCGACATTATTGGCTTGCAAGAAACCAAGGTTCAAGACCATGAGTTCCCCATCGAGATGATTGAGCAGCTGGGTTACCAGGTTGAGTTTTTTGGCCAAAAAACCCACTATGGCGTCGCCATGCTCTACAAGAGCGAACTCGAACTCATCAATCTGCAAAAAGGTTGGAAAACCGATGATGACAGCGCACAGCGTCGAATGATTATTGCGGATTTCAAAACCCCCAGTGGCGAGATGCTACGGGTGTTAAATGGCTACTTTCCGCAAGGCGAAAAACGCGATCATCCGGTCAAATTCCCCGCCAAAATGGCGTTTTATCAAGATTTAATGACCTATTTAGAACAAGACTGCAACCCCGAGCAAAACCTGGTTGTGATGGGTGATTTTAACATCTCACCACAAGACATAGATATTGGCATCGGGGAAGCCAACCGTTTGCGTTGGCTTAAAACCGGCAAAACCAGCTTTTTACCTGAAGAGCGCGAAGTCTGGCAGCGCCTAATCGGTTGGGGCTTTAAAGACACCTATCGCTGCTTTTATCCTGAAGACAACAGCCGCTTTAGTTGGTTTGATTATCGCTCAAAAGGTTTCGAAGATACCCCAAAACGTGGGCTACGCATTGACACCCTGCTTGCGAGTGCGCCGCTCGCAAAAAAAGTCATTGGCTCTGATATTGGCTATGACATACGCGGCATGGAAAAGCCTTCTGACCATGCCCCTGTTTGGTCTGACTTTGATCTGTAAATCGTCCTTTAAACCAACAAGAAGATCACTATGAACACTGAAGAACGTCACCGCCACCGCTTAATGGAATTTGAATCCTTAGCCAGCCATATTGGACGCTTTTGGTTACAACCAGAGCTTGCGTTTAATTATCAAGCAGGCGATTACATTATGCTTGGCTTTAATTCTGATGATTTAAAACCCTTTTCTATTGCCAATGCGCCGCGTAAAGATGGCCTGCTGGAATTACATATTCGCAATGAACAAGCCAGCGATTGGATGCAAGCCCTGTTTGCACTAGAAAAAGGCGCCACTCTCTATTCCAGTCCCGCCAAACCCCAAATGCAGCTACAGCCTGAAAAACCGCTTAACCTGTTTATTGCCGGCGGTACCGGGCTTGCGCCAATGAAAGCCTTGTTAGAAGCCCGTCTGGCTGAAGGGATGACCCAACCCACTAAACTCTATATGGGCGCACGCCATGCCCAAGAGCTTTATCTTGAGCAAGCCATGCAACAGCTAGCGAAAGAAACTCCGCTGCTAGAATACATTCCCGTCGTTTCTGAACAAGCAGATTATCAAGGATTAAAAGGCTTGGTACATCAAATTGCTTTAGAGCAAAACCCTGAGCTATCCCAAAGCCATGTGTATATTTGCGGCGCTTGGGCGATGATCAATAAAGCAAAAGACGATTTTATGGCAGCAGGGCTAAATACAGCGCAATTTACTCATTGATAAGGACATTCAAATCATGAAGAGCCTAATTGGATTGTTACTAGTTTCATCGACATTAATAGTGTCTGGCTGTTCGAACCAAACAAAAATAGACGCCGCAACGAAAAAAGCCGACCAACGCACTGCACAACAAATTGAATCAACCGAGCGTGGTGCGCGTGAAGCGCACCATCGCCTTGATCAACAATAATCGACTAACGGCGACCAAAACTTTTATCAATTTCACGGTCTAGCGCATCGAGTGCCTGCTGGCTTTGAAACTGCTGCCATAACGCATCCTCATTGCGCAGACTCGTGCGAATAGCACTGGATAATTGTGCTTGATCTTTAACACCCACCAGCAAAACCAACGTGCCATCGGGTGCTACCCACCTAGCAATCTGAGTAGAACCCACTAGAGTCTGATTTGCAACCTGACGAGACACATTGGCAATATTAGCTTCGTAGGTTTGATCTTCACCCACGCCCGTGGTTCGTGTCCAGTTTTCTAACATGTTTTTAACTTGGACTTCCATTTGCCGCGCCAAGTCATCACGCGCATTAGCCATCGCAACCGTCCTTTGCATATTGTTATCGCCAGCAGGATTGGGCGCAGCCTCGCCAACGGCCGCAATACCACCCTCATAGTGCGGATCACAGTACCACTGGGGCGCTTTAACGCCAGCAGTGTACTCACAGTCTTGTGCCATCACGCCATCCAATTTAGCTTGTTTACCCGCACAACCGACCAGCATCAGCGCACCCACTAAACCCACTAGACCTAATTTAAATGTCATATCCTAATCTCCGATTATGCCAAAACGCCATCAACCATCGCTTGCGCTTCGGCGAGGATTTGATCTAGGTGCGCTTGGTCTTTAAATGATTCAGCATAAATCTTATAAACATCTTCTGTGCCGGATGGGCGCGCTGCAAACCAACCGTTTTCGGTGGTCACTTTTAGCCCACCAATCGCTGCACCATTGCCTAAAGCATGCGTAAGCTTAGCCGTTATGGCTTCGCCGGCTAGCTCGGTAGCACTGAGCTGCTCGGCACTGAGTTTACTTAGCTTGGATTTTTGTTCGCGATTAGCTGGCGCATCAACGCGGGTGTAAATCGGCGCGGCAAACTGCTCGGTGAGGGCTTGGTAATGCTGGCCTGGGTCTCTACCGGTGACCGCTGTAATTTCAGCCGCCAACAGGTTCATGATAATCCCATCCTTATCCGTGCTCCATGCCAAACCTTGGCGGTCTAAAAATGACGCACCCGCTGATTCTTCACCACCGAAACCAAGACTACCCTCCACCAGGCCGGGTACAAACCATTTAAAACCAACCGGCACTTCAACCAGCTTACGACCGAGTTTAGCCGCCACCCGATCAATCATCGAACTCGATACCAGCGTTTTTCCAATCCCTGCTGAGGCTGGCCAATTAGGGCGGTGACTATAAAGGTAATCAATCGCAACAGCCAGATAATGATTAGGGTTCATTAAACCCACCGAAGGCGTCACAATACCGTGGCGGTCCGCATCGGGATCATTACCAAACGCTATATCAAACCGATCTTTTAAGCCAATCAAACTCGCCATCGCATAGGGCGATGAACAGTCCATACGGATTTTGCCATCCTTATCAACGGTCATAAAACGGAAGGTGGCATCGACATTTGGATTCACCACCTCAAGGTTTAGGCCATAGTGTTCGGCAATCGGTTGCCAAAAATCAACCCCAGCGCCGCCCATCGGATCGACACCGATTTTCAACCCTGAATCCGCAATCGCTTGCATATCCACCACTTCATGCAGTGTCGATACATAAGGCATAATTAAATCTTCTGACGCTACATAACCTGATGCCATCGCTTGTTTAAAGCTCATGCGTTTAATCGCTTTAGCGCCATCCAATAGAATTTGGTTCGCGCGCTGTTGCACTTGATTGGTTACATCGGTATCTGCTGGCCCGCCGTTTGTTGGGTTGTATTTAAACCCACCGTCTTGTGGCGGGTTGTGTGAGGGGGTAATCACAATGCCGTCAGCCAAACCGCTGTCGCGCCCTCGGTTGTAACGAATAATCGCGTGAGAAATCACCGGCGTTGGGGTATAGCGCCCACGGCCTTGGATAATCATGCCCACCTGATTCGCCGCTAATACCTCAATCGCGGTGGTTTGTGCTGCCTCAGATAGCGCATGGCTATCCATGCCGATATAAAGCGGCCCGCTAATGCTGTTTTGCTGACGGTATTCCACCAACGCCTGACAGACAGCCGCGATATGGTCGTCGTTAAAACTGGTTTTAGACGAACAACCGCGATGCCCAGAGGTACCAAAGCTGACTGCTTCAGCCGGGTTAGTAACATCTGGTTTTAACGCGTAATAATCAACCATCAATTTTGGAATGTTTTCTAACAAACTCGCTGGTGCGGGTTTACCCGCAAATTCTGATAACGCCATACTTCACCTCTTTTGGTTATGTACAAATTCTGTCAAAACGCTAATCAACGAAACAGATTAAACGCCATCAATAATCTGATTAAGCGTCGGGCTGGGGCGCATAATGGCCTTGGCCTTGTTAGTGTCTGGGTGGTAGTAGCCGCCTAGATCAACCGCTTGACCTTGCACCGCTTTGAGTTCTTCAACAATCTGGGTTTCTTGTTCGCTCATGGCTTGGGCAATAGGTTGGAACTTGGCTTTTAAGCTGTTGTCATCGGTTTGCGCCGCCAAGGCTTGCGCCCAGTAAAGTGCAAGATAGAAATGACTGCCACGATTATCGAGCTGTCCGAGTTTACGACCTGGCGACTTGTCTTCGTCTAAGAAGCGGCTAGTGGCTTGGTTAAGGGTATCAACCAACACCTTAGCCTTGTTGTCACTGGTTTGATTGGCAAGGTGCTCAATCGATACCGCTAGGGCTAAGAATTCACCGAGTGAGTCCCAGCGCAGGAAGTTTTCTTGCACTAGCTGTTGAACGTGTTTGGGCGCAGAGCCGCCGGCACCGGTTTCAAATAAGCCACCACCGGCTAGTAAGGGCACGATGGATAACATTTTGGCACTGGTGCCGAGTTCTAAAATTGGGAAAAGGTCAGTAAGGTAGTCGCGCAATACGTTACCGGTTACTGAAATGGTATCCAGGCCGTCTTTGGCGCGTTGTAAGGTGAGTTCTATCGCCTTGGCGGGAGATAGAATCTGAATGTCTAGGCCGTTGGTGTCGTATTGGTCTAGTGCGTTTTCTACTTTTTTAATCAGATTGGCATCATGCGCACGCTCACTGTCTAACCAGAATATAGCGGGCGTTTGGCTCAAGCGCGCACGCTCTACCGCAAGACGAACCCAGTCTTGAATCGCCACATCTTTGGTTTGACACATGCGCCAAATATCACCCTGCTCAACACTATGTTGCATTAAAACCCGACCTTGTTCATCAATCACTTTCACCAGGCCTGGTTGTGAAATCTCAAAGGTTTTGTCGTGCGAACCGTATTCTTCGGCCTTTTGCGCCATTAACCCCACGTTCGGCACGGTGCCCATGGTAGAGGGGTCAAACGCGCCGTGCTGTTTACAAAATGCGATGGTTTGTTGATAAATTCCCGCGTAACAACGATCAGGAATCATCGCTTTCATGTCCTGTAACGCGCCTTGGGCATTCCACATTTGACCTGAGGAGCGAATCGCTGCGGGCATCGAGGCATCAATAATAATATCACTTGGCACATGCAGGTTGGTGATGCCTTTATCGGAGTCCACCATCGCCAGGCCTGGTTGGGTTTGATAGGTGGCTTGTATATCAGCTTCGATTTGCGCACGCTCGGCATCAGGTAGGCTTTGGATTTTGCTGTAGACATCGCCCAAACCGTTATTTAGATTAACGCCTAGCTTGGCAAAGGTATCAGCATGTTTTTCCATCACGTTTTTAAAATAAACCGCGACCGCATGGCCAAACATAATCGGGTCAGAGACCTTCATCATGGTGGCTTTTAGATGAAGCGACAGGAGTACGCCCTGCTGTTTCGCCTCATCAATTTGCGTCTGGTAGAAAGCTCGCAGGGCTTTGGCGCTCATGCGTGATGCGTCAATTATTTCACCTGCTTGCAATGCAAACGGCGTTTTTAATTGGCTGACTTCACCGTTTAGGGTGTGCAGTTCAATTTTAATCGAGGTGTTCGCTGGAATCACTACCGACTGTTCGGAGCCATAAAAATCATCGGCTTGCATATGTGCCACATGGGATTTAGATTCGGCTGACCAAGCACCCATGCTGTGCGGGTGTTTTTTGGCGTATTCTTTAACCGGTAGAGCTACACGGCGATCTGAGTTGCCTTCACGTAATACCGGATTGACCGCGGAACCCAATACCTTGGCGTAACGCGCTTTGATGTCTTTTTCTTTGTCGGTTTTCGCTTCAGCTGGATAGTCGGGCAGCGCGTAACCTTGGCTTTGCAACTCTTTAATCGCCGCGATAAGCTGGGGAACCGATGCACTGATATTTGGCAGTTTAATAATATTGGCTTGTGGCCTTTTCGCCAGCTCACCGAGTTCGGCTAGCGCATCGGCTTGGCGTTGGTCGGCGGTGAGATAATCTGAAAAGTGCGAGAGAATTCGCCCAGCTAATGAAATGTCGCGAGTTTCAACCGCGATGCCTGCGGCCGCTGTAAAGGCGCGGATAATCGGTAATAATGAATAGGTTGCCAAGGCTGGCGCTTCGTCGGTATGGGTGTAAATTAGTGTTGATTTTGAATCCGTCATGGTCTTTCCTTAAATCAAATTAAATGCTATTGAGACGCGCAAATTCGATTGCGCCCTGTTTTTTTAGCTTTATAAAGTGCTTCGTCGGCTCGTTTCAGCAAACTCGCTAAGGGTTCTGTACTTCGTTCATAGGACATGTTGGCGACGCCAAGGCTTATGGTTACATGATCAGCCACCCCTGAGAATGCGTGTGGAACGTGCAACCTATTAACCTCGGCATGCAAACTTTTTGCAACCAACATGGCTCCTTCTAAGTCAGTATCCGGCAAAATCACCGCAAATTCTTCACCACCGTAACGCGCAAGCAAATCAGTGGGTCTTTTTACTACACCAGATAAAACCTTAGCCACCTGAATTAAGCACTCATCCCCGGTTCCATGACCGTAGTTATCATTAAATGGTTTAAAATAATCGATATCTAGCATAATTAAAGATAACTCGCCGCCTAAACGTTGCAAACGACTTTGCTCTTTGCTAAGCACCTTGTCAAAGTGACGGCGATTCGCGATCCCCGTTAAACCATCTAGGTGCGAAAGCTCTTCAAGCTGGTCCGTTTTTAACTTAAGCAGCATGTGATTACGTAAACGCGCCTTTACTATCGGAAGATGAAAAGGCTTGGTAATATAATCAACTGCGCCTAGGTTTAAACCCCGCTCCTGATCTTTATAATTTTGTAAAGCCGTTACAAACACAACAGGAATACTTATTGTTTTTTGATCCGACTTAAGTTGTTTACAAATTTTATATCCATCCATATCGGGCATCATGATATCCAGCAAGATGAGATCAGGAGGCATGTCAGAGCTTGCCATTTTGAGTGCTTGTTCGCCCTTGGTTGCGACCAGAATGCGATAATCATCCTCAAGCGCATTAGCTAACATTTGAATATCAGAGGCAATATCATCCACAATCAATATCGTTTGCTGGTCATGTGACATATTTAGTGCTCCTTGGCTTTTGTTGCTAGGATAGCCTGTTCAAACGTTAACAGAAGCTCCCGCGCTTTATGATAGTCAAACTCGGTGATAGCCCGCTCTATTTCTGGCAGATAGGCTTGATGAAGCTCACGAGATAAAACCTTTGAACAGTCTGTGAGCCTATCCAAACTTATATACTCATTCACTTCAACCGCGCCGCTTAATGCGCGCACACGTTCCAGAGCGGCTTGTTTATCAAATTGCCCTACAAATGAGTCGTCTTTCCAGTGATCAATTAAATGGTCAATTTCATTCATCGTTTGAGTCACTACACCCTTAAAGTCAGCCAACTCTAACGCTGTCAGTGCACATTTTTCCGATAACTTCTGGTCAATGATTTGCAGCCATTTCGCTAAATGGGTTAAGGCTAAACTACTTGTAACACTCTTTAAGCTATGTGTCATGGCACTGGCTTGCTGCCAATCTGTTGATTTGGCCTGAGACAAATCAACCAGCAATGCATATAGACCTTTATAAGGCCCCTTGATCTGACGTATGAAGTTAGTCAATAAGCTAATATACAGTGTACGGTTACCTTCTAACTGCTTTAAACCCGCACGACTATCAATGAATTTCAAATTAACCTCGGATAACTGATCACTTCGAACCTCTTGATGGCTGATCGGTGGCGTTGGATTCATGTTTCTTTCAAGCCAACGTCCTAAGGCAAAATGTAATAGTTGGCTATCAATCGGTTTACTTAAGTGATCTGTCATGCCAACAAGTAAGGCGCTCTGCCGACTTTCCAACGTGGCTGAAGCCGTTAACGCAACAATGGGCAGGTTAGCATGAGTCCGCCTAATCAATTTTGTGGCCTGATAACCATCAATGCCTGGCATTTGGATATCCATCAGCACCAGGTCAAGCTTTTGCGTTTTACACATTTCGACCCCCTGCTCACCCGATGACGCCAAAGAAACAGTTAACCCAAAACCTTCTAATTGCGCTTTAAGTACCTGCTGATTAATAGGGTTATCTTCAACAATCAATACATGACCTGTAAGTTGAAAAAGAGGGGGGATTGCTGGCTGTAATGGGTCGTCATGGCGTTGTTCGACTAAGGTCAAGGGCAGTTCAAAACGAAAACACGACCCCTTGCCTTCGGTTGTTTCTAGTTCAATACCCTTGCCGTTTAAAGCCTCTACAAGCCTTTGACTAATAACTAACCCTAGTCCAGATCCGCCATACTTACGTGTTATGGAACTGTCTGCTTGGCTAAATGGCTTGAAGAGCTTTCGTTTATTTTCAGGTGACACCCCAACTCCACTATCACACACTTCAAACGACAACCAGGCCTGCTGCTGCTCAAGTCGGAGAATACGAATCACTAATTTAACAAACCCCTGTTCGGTAAATTTAATTGCATTGCCTACCAAATTAGTTAATATCTGGGTAATTCTAAATTTATCGCCAAGATAGTAACTCGCCAGCTGAACATCAGTCTCAATACTAAAAATGAGCTGTTTGGATTGCGCTGCATAACTAAACAATCCCTTTAAACTTTCTTCAATATCGGATAAACGAAAGGCTTCCTCAACCACTTGAACCTGGGTTGTTTCCAGCCGTGTAAAATCAAGAATGTCGTTTAACACCGCCATTAATCCGTGTGCAGCCTGCTGAATTTGCTGAATTTTTTTATGGGTTTCCGCAGACATTCCCGGATCATTGATCAACTCACTTAGCCCAATAATGGCGTTCATTGGGGTGCGTATTTCATGGCTCATGTTAGCAAGGAAGTCTGACTTTGCTTGATCAGCCTGTAATGCACGCT
The nucleotide sequence above comes from Thiomicrospira sp. R3. Encoded proteins:
- the purU gene encoding formyltetrahydrofolate deformylase, whose product is MSRVYRLVMSCPDQVGIVARVAGFIAEQGGTIVEANHHTDAGNGWFFMRHEILANSLALGMEDFKTKFAPIANQFNMTWFMSDSDQPKRIALFASKESHCLADLMYRWHEKDLPGEIVCVIANHQDLRSMVEWYNIPFHHVPVTPDTKPQAFAKAERLVQDYQADLVVLARYMQILPPQMCADYAGRVINIHHSFLPSFVGAKPYHQAYERGVKLIGATCHYVTEQLDAGPIIEQDVIRVSHAHSIEEMRRQGRDVEKTALARGLRYHLEDRVIIHGNKTVVFSS
- the pgm gene encoding phosphoglucomutase (alpha-D-glucose-1,6-bisphosphate-dependent), whose product is MALSEFAGKPAPASLLENIPKLMVDYYALKPDVTNPAEAVSFGTSGHRGCSSKTSFNDDHIAAVCQALVEYRQQNSISGPLYIGMDSHALSEAAQTTAIEVLAANQVGMIIQGRGRYTPTPVISHAIIRYNRGRDSGLADGIVITPSHNPPQDGGFKYNPTNGGPADTDVTNQVQQRANQILLDGAKAIKRMSFKQAMASGYVASEDLIMPYVSTLHEVVDMQAIADSGLKIGVDPMGGAGVDFWQPIAEHYGLNLEVVNPNVDATFRFMTVDKDGKIRMDCSSPYAMASLIGLKDRFDIAFGNDPDADRHGIVTPSVGLMNPNHYLAVAIDYLYSHRPNWPASAGIGKTLVSSSMIDRVAAKLGRKLVEVPVGFKWFVPGLVEGSLGFGGEESAGASFLDRQGLAWSTDKDGIIMNLLAAEITAVTGRDPGQHYQALTEQFAAPIYTRVDAPANREQKSKLSKLSAEQLSATELAGEAITAKLTHALGNGAAIGGLKVTTENGWFAARPSGTEDVYKIYAESFKDQAHLDQILAEAQAMVDGVLA
- a CDS encoding oxidoreductase; protein product: MNTEERHRHRLMEFESLASHIGRFWLQPELAFNYQAGDYIMLGFNSDDLKPFSIANAPRKDGLLELHIRNEQASDWMQALFALEKGATLYSSPAKPQMQLQPEKPLNLFIAGGTGLAPMKALLEARLAEGMTQPTKLYMGARHAQELYLEQAMQQLAKETPLLEYIPVVSEQADYQGLKGLVHQIALEQNPELSQSHVYICGAWAMINKAKDDFMAAGLNTAQFTH
- a CDS encoding LPP20 family lipoprotein, which produces MTFKLGLVGLVGALMLVGCAGKQAKLDGVMAQDCEYTAGVKAPQWYCDPHYEGGIAAVGEAAPNPAGDNNMQRTVAMANARDDLARQMEVQVKNMLENWTRTTGVGEDQTYEANIANVSRQVANQTLVGSTQIARWVAPDGTLVLLVGVKDQAQLSSAIRTSLRNEDALWQQFQSQQALDALDREIDKSFGRR
- a CDS encoding GNAT family N-acetyltransferase; the protein is MSSIDWVNDLRTHLSAMRHRQCIVLCGDTDWRIEQLALLETQTGLWLAETSPINTLTPITHQQLRSKLGQEIPCAVFCAEDGIDADALGIISGMIQAGGILWILIPSVQHWLTQPNPANARFLSYPHSLSASELGFNQLLYATLKTHAIWFEQHQAAPKTLNILNIPSSPSPSTRQIAKIIGPSAELSADQQAGLDAIMHVGFGHPKRPLLIEADRGRGKTSLLGEAAVQLLLQGKQHIVITASRLDQVSSAFRQAENRLKTANITAKTQPGLVEFEAKKLEFRAPDDLAFHRDNTHFDMLMIDEAAHLPVALLQQLVMRYPRVVLSTTLHGYEGSGRGFSLKFKPFLDQQFKTWHRVPLQQPIRWNDQDPLEAMINQALLLDADIDPLETHSTEKLTIKQLDLLKLTPVQLKPIFGLLVQAHYQTSPADLQQYLSAPDLCLYVAYQGQACVGVLLITREGALHGIPRQRRVKGHLVPQLLRQVTDEEALMSLKAERVMRLAVHPGCQRQGVGTQLIEHWLVTSQADYACASFGVSQALYPFWRKLGFHSAHLGAKRDKASGTHNLIMLKPLKTVLALDSVYKTYQQQLAHSLMEFITELPPGLVVDLLAEYPENSPLAFNFQHYLDGTQLYEAISHQLWQWTRAHAQQMRQWPAEQQAVWLDKVLRKQDWQQVARAHKLAGRKGVESLLKQALAQAVGGCA
- a CDS encoding NADP-dependent isocitrate dehydrogenase: MTDSKSTLIYTHTDEAPALATYSLLPIIRAFTAAAGIAVETRDISLAGRILSHFSDYLTADQRQADALAELGELAKRPQANIIKLPNISASVPQLIAAIKELQSQGYALPDYPAEAKTDKEKDIKARYAKVLGSAVNPVLREGNSDRRVALPVKEYAKKHPHSMGAWSAESKSHVAHMQADDFYGSEQSVVIPANTSIKIELHTLNGEVSQLKTPFALQAGEIIDASRMSAKALRAFYQTQIDEAKQQGVLLSLHLKATMMKVSDPIMFGHAVAVYFKNVMEKHADTFAKLGVNLNNGLGDVYSKIQSLPDAERAQIEADIQATYQTQPGLAMVDSDKGITNLHVPSDIIIDASMPAAIRSSGQMWNAQGALQDMKAMIPDRCYAGIYQQTIAFCKQHGAFDPSTMGTVPNVGLMAQKAEEYGSHDKTFEISQPGLVKVIDEQGRVLMQHSVEQGDIWRMCQTKDVAIQDWVRLAVERARLSQTPAIFWLDSERAHDANLIKKVENALDQYDTNGLDIQILSPAKAIELTLQRAKDGLDTISVTGNVLRDYLTDLFPILELGTSAKMLSIVPLLAGGGLFETGAGGSAPKHVQQLVQENFLRWDSLGEFLALAVSIEHLANQTSDNKAKVLVDTLNQATSRFLDEDKSPGRKLGQLDNRGSHFYLALYWAQALAAQTDDNSLKAKFQPIAQAMSEQETQIVEELKAVQGQAVDLGGYYHPDTNKAKAIMRPSPTLNQIIDGV
- a CDS encoding CBS domain-containing protein, which encodes MFFPKLIELATRNVITISEQASIEQAVHHMREHNIRDVIVTGSLGLRIITAKELVKLSANNISFSRPLLSIELNLVPTIAETASVIDAITLISEHVDEHLCLTNPAGYLTGIISYSDLAASLDPQYLAKNKSLRQVVRLSRIVRVHVDDSLKKVFQKLAPLNQSAALVLADSATQPVGIITQSDLIRLFDEKVDWHRSVAEYMSSPLVTLNESVTLHDALNFSREQHIKRLVVVDDQERICGILHQKDLVSLVYQDWAELLKSQKRQAEAERDLFAGGPVNVLIWQATPGWPIEFVSKNIENLLGHTSQAIVDAKLSYTALIHAEDLERVERERVHNLEQGLRFWESRYRLMHRDGSIRWVYDYTRPEYDKHGDLIKLYGYLLDQTDYILLNEQLAESQERALQADQAKSDFLANMSHEIRTPMNAIIGLSELINDPGMSAETHKKIQQIQQAAHGLMAVLNDILDFTRLETTQVQVVEEAFRLSDIEESLKGLFSYAAQSKQLIFSIETDVQLASYYLGDKFRITQILTNLVGNAIKFTEQGFVKLVIRILRLEQQQAWLSFEVCDSGVGVSPENKRKLFKPFSQADSSITRKYGGSGLGLVISQRLVEALNGKGIELETTEGKGSCFRFELPLTLVEQRHDDPLQPAIPPLFQLTGHVLIVEDNPINQQVLKAQLEGFGLTVSLASSGEQGVEMCKTQKLDLVLMDIQMPGIDGYQATKLIRRTHANLPIVALTASATLESRQSALLVGMTDHLSKPIDSQLLHFALGRWLERNMNPTPPISHQEVRSDQLSEVNLKFIDSRAGLKQLEGNRTLYISLLTNFIRQIKGPYKGLYALLVDLSQAKSTDWQQASAMTHSLKSVTSSLALTHLAKWLQIIDQKLSEKCALTALELADFKGVVTQTMNEIDHLIDHWKDDSFVGQFDKQAALERVRALSGAVEVNEYISLDRLTDCSKVLSRELHQAYLPEIERAITEFDYHKARELLLTFEQAILATKAKEH
- the xthA gene encoding exodeoxyribonuclease III gives rise to the protein MIRIVSFNVNSVRMRPHQLEALVQNHQPDIIGLQETKVQDHEFPIEMIEQLGYQVEFFGQKTHYGVAMLYKSELELINLQKGWKTDDDSAQRRMIIADFKTPSGEMLRVLNGYFPQGEKRDHPVKFPAKMAFYQDLMTYLEQDCNPEQNLVVMGDFNISPQDIDIGIGEANRLRWLKTGKTSFLPEEREVWQRLIGWGFKDTYRCFYPEDNSRFSWFDYRSKGFEDTPKRGLRIDTLLASAPLAKKVIGSDIGYDIRGMEKPSDHAPVWSDFDL
- a CDS encoding diguanylate cyclase translates to MSHDQQTILIVDDIASDIQMLANALEDDYRILVATKGEQALKMASSDMPPDLILLDIMMPDMDGYKICKQLKSDQKTISIPVVFVTALQNYKDQERGLNLGAVDYITKPFHLPIVKARLRNHMLLKLKTDQLEELSHLDGLTGIANRRHFDKVLSKEQSRLQRLGGELSLIMLDIDYFKPFNDNYGHGTGDECLIQVAKVLSGVVKRPTDLLARYGGEEFAVILPDTDLEGAMLVAKSLHAEVNRLHVPHAFSGVADHVTISLGVANMSYERSTEPLASLLKRADEALYKAKKTGRNRICASQ